TCCTGACGGCATTTACGATAATCCGAATGTTCCAGAATGTCGGCGGCAATGATCAGAGCTTTGGCGAAAGCGTCCATGCCGCTGATATGGGCAATGAACAAATCTTCGATATCCGTGGAATTACGGCGAACTTTGGCATCGAAGTTCGTACCTCCCGTAGTGAGCCCTGGTCCATCCAGGATAACCAGCCATGCGTAGACAAGCTCTTGGACATTGATGGGAAACTGGTCTGTATCCCAGCCGTTCTGGTAGTCACCTCGGTTGGCATCCATACTGCCGAACATGCCGGCATTGACGGCGACTTGGATCTCATGTTCGAACGTATGGCCGGCCAAAGTTGCATGGTTGATTTCCAGATTGAGTTTGAAATCTTTATCCAACCCGTAATATTTCAGAAATCCGATGACGGTTTCGGCATCGAAATCGTACTGATGCTTCATTGGTTCCATGGGTTTGGGTTCGATGAGGAACGTTCCCTGGAACCCGTTTTGTCGAGCATAGTCCCGGGCCATGGATAACATCATACCCAAGTGATCTTTTTCCCGTCTCATGTCTGTATTGAGAAGGCTCATGTAACCTTCTCTTCCTCCCCAGAAAACGTAGTTTTCTCCTCCGAGGGAGATCGTAGCGTCGATCGCGTTTTTAATTTGGAAGCCGGCGAAAGCCGTGACGGGGAAATACGGATTGGTTGCTGCGCCGTTCATATATCTTGCGTGGCCGAAGACATTAGCCGTCCCCCACAGTAGTTTGATGCCTGTAGCGTTTTGATGTTCACGGGCATAATCGGTTATTTGATGAAGGCGTTTTTCAAATTCGGCGGGGGAATCGCCTTCTTCAACCAGATCCACATCATGGAAACAGTAAAACGGAATCCCCGTCTTCATCATGAATTCAAAGGCCGCATCCATTTTATGGCGCGCTCTGTCCATAGGAGATCTTCCTTTGTTCCATGGCATAGGGCGAGTTGCTCCGCCGAAGGGATCCTGACCTCCTGCACACAATGTATGCCAGTAAGCCATCGAAAAACGGAGATGATCTTTGAGAGTTTTGCCCATGATGATCCTGTTTTCGTCGTAATACCTGAATGCAAAATGATTACGGGATTCAGGACCTTCGTATTCGATTTTACGAATACTGGGGAAATATTCCTGTTTGTTGCTGTTCATATTAGTAATTATTGAAAGAATTGGAGATGCTGGCACAGGAATTCCAACGTGCATATGCATCTTTATAGGAAGCTCGATCGGTCGATGATGGAGTAACGGTAGCTATTTTGCGCAAGGAAGAGAATGCTTCCTGAGGAGAAGCATAAATTCCGGCACCAAGCCCGGCGCCTCGTGCTGCGCCTTGGGAACCATCTGTGTCGTAGAGTTCAATTTCAGCTTCGGTAACTCCAGCCAGGGAGTCTCGGAAAACAGGGCTGAGAAACATATTGGTGTTGCCGGCACGAATTACAGAAATATCCAACCCCATGGATTTCATGATATCTATGCCGTAACACAGGGAAAAGGCTATCCCTTCCTGGGAGGCTCGCAGTAAGTGTCGGTTGTCATGGATATTGAAATTGATTCCATGAAACGAGGCTTTAATATCCCTATTACAAAGAATGCGTTCGGCTCCGTTTCCGAAAGGAATGACGGAAATGCCTTCGGAGCCGATGGGGATTTGGGCAGCGGCATTGTCTAATTCATGGTAATTGGTCCCCGGAAGGGCAATATTATGTTTCAACCAGGAGTTAAGACTCCCAGCACCATTGATACACAACAATATTCCAAAACGCGGCTTCTTTTCCGTATGGTTGACGTGTAGGAATGTATTGACGCGTGAAGCGGGATCGTAAGTCATCTTTGCTCCGACGCCGTAGACGGTTCCCGACGTACCGGCTGTAGCTGCGATTTCACCGGGATTGAGGACATTGAGTGAAAGAGCGTTGTTTGGTTGATCTCCGGCTCTGTAGGTAACCGGAATACCGGCCTGAAGCCCCAGTTCATCAGCTGCCTGGCGCGTTACATAACCTTGTACCCCGAAAGTTGGCGTTTGGGTGGCAAGCATCTGCTCGGAGAGACCGAGAACATGGAGCAACTCACGGGAGATATCATGTTGGGAGAAATCCCAGAAAATCCCTTCGGAGAGTCCCGACTTCGTTGTTTGTATGTTGTCTGTTAACCGGAAGGCAAGATAGTCTCCGGGGAGCATGATTTTGTGAATTCTATCAAAGATTTCAGGTTCGTTTTTTCGAATCCACGACAATTTTGATGCTGTGAAATTACCGGGAGAATTGAGAAGGTGTTCCAGGCAGAAACGGTGTCCCAACCGATTGAAAGCCGTTTCGCCCAAGGAAACAGCCCTGCTATCGCACCAGATAATGGCGGGACGGAGGACTTCGCCGTTTTTGTCAACTGTAACCAATCCGTGCATCTGGTAGGCAATCCCAATAGCGGAAATATCGGAGGCATCAATGTCCGCTTGTTGAAGGATGGAATGGGTAACCAGACAGAGGTTGTTCCACCATTGCAAGGGATCCTGTTCGGCCCATCCGATTTGAGGTGCCGAGATACGCATTTCGTGATGAGGACTGAAATCGGAGGCAAGACATATTCCGGATTCTACGTCAAGGAGAGAAGCCTTAATGGAAGAACTTCCCAGATCATAGCCTAAAAGATACATGATAGCAGAGGTGATGAAAGAGAGAGTTACAATTGTCCAAACATTCGGTTGTAGATGCGTTTATCGAATTTATAATAGTGGGCAGCCCGGTGGGAAACATTGGTCTGTGTTTCGTCCAACACTTTGACGTAGGGCATGGAAGATATTTTTTTGTGAAAATTGCGGGCATCTATTTTGATCCCTGTAATGGTTTCATAGATCTTCCTAAGTTGTAGAGCCGTGAATTTGGGCGGTAGAAGTTTGAAGATAATGGCTGGTTGCCACTGTGCCATCTGACGGAGATACTCCACGGCTTCCTGCAGGATGAGATTGTGGTCGAAGATCAGCTTCGGCGTTGAATTGACCGGTACCCATCGGGCATTGAAAACTGTTGAAAATGTTTTTAACTTTGTCGAAATTCGGAATGTTGACATGAATCCGACGGTGACAACACGGTCAATATCCATACTGACTTGGTATTCCAGCCAAGCGCGATCATTGGGATTACTCGTTCTGTCCGGAGCTCCAAATGCTTTGAACTGGTGAAGATTCGACCGTTTGATGCCTGTCATTTCTTCGACAATATTGGAAGCGGCTGTTTCCAAATCTTCGTTTTCGTGAATGAGGCGACCGGGTAGTTTCATATTATTCCCTTCATGAACTCCGGTTTTTTCTACCAGAAGCGTGTGGAGGTTCGTTCCATCGAATCCGAATAGTACGCAGTCTACAGATACATGACGAAGGTACGCATTCATCATTGAATGAGGGGTTAGGGATGAATATCTTTTATATACAATACGGGAAATAAATATTTTTACTATCAAAAAATGATTGATTTTCAATAGTTTATATGAAAAATTATCATGTATTTCATGATAAGTGAAGACCTTTTCCCTTTTGTAGACAGTTCTTTCTGAAAATTTCTTGACGTGGAATTTTTACGATAAGCATTTTTCCTGTGAAAAAAATTACCCGGCCAGACTTTCCTGACCGGGTAATGAAAATGACGAATCAATGTCAGAACAATTGACTAAAACGATTGTGCGATGCCTAGTGCTGCCTGGTGTGCTGTCATGGAATCGCGGAGGATGATTTGGTATGTGAGATATACGGAAAATCCTCTGCTGCTGATGAAGCGGGAGATCACTTTGCCCTTATAGGCTTGCCGTGATGCCGGATAACCGC
This is a stretch of genomic DNA from Akkermansia sp. N21116. It encodes these proteins:
- the xylA gene encoding xylose isomerase, with product MNSNKQEYFPSIRKIEYEGPESRNHFAFRYYDENRIIMGKTLKDHLRFSMAYWHTLCAGGQDPFGGATRPMPWNKGRSPMDRARHKMDAAFEFMMKTGIPFYCFHDVDLVEEGDSPAEFEKRLHQITDYAREHQNATGIKLLWGTANVFGHARYMNGAATNPYFPVTAFAGFQIKNAIDATISLGGENYVFWGGREGYMSLLNTDMRREKDHLGMMLSMARDYARQNGFQGTFLIEPKPMEPMKHQYDFDAETVIGFLKYYGLDKDFKLNLEINHATLAGHTFEHEIQVAVNAGMFGSMDANRGDYQNGWDTDQFPINVQELVYAWLVILDGPGLTTGGTNFDAKVRRNSTDIEDLFIAHISGMDAFAKALIIAADILEHSDYRKCRQERYITYDSGDGHAFEKGLLTLEDLARFTLSHGEPAQKSGRQEWYEALINQYM
- a CDS encoding FGGY family carbohydrate kinase, coding for MYLLGYDLGSSSIKASLLDVESGICLASDFSPHHEMRISAPQIGWAEQDPLQWWNNLCLVTHSILQQADIDASDISAIGIAYQMHGLVTVDKNGEVLRPAIIWCDSRAVSLGETAFNRLGHRFCLEHLLNSPGNFTASKLSWIRKNEPEIFDRIHKIMLPGDYLAFRLTDNIQTTKSGLSEGIFWDFSQHDISRELLHVLGLSEQMLATQTPTFGVQGYVTRQAADELGLQAGIPVTYRAGDQPNNALSLNVLNPGEIAATAGTSGTVYGVGAKMTYDPASRVNTFLHVNHTEKKPRFGILLCINGAGSLNSWLKHNIALPGTNYHELDNAAAQIPIGSEGISVIPFGNGAERILCNRDIKASFHGINFNIHDNRHLLRASQEGIAFSLCYGIDIMKSMGLDISVIRAGNTNMFLSPVFRDSLAGVTEAEIELYDTDGSQGAARGAGLGAGIYASPQEAFSSLRKIATVTPSSTDRASYKDAYARWNSCASISNSFNNY
- a CDS encoding NUDIX domain-containing protein, with amino-acid sequence MMNAYLRHVSVDCVLFGFDGTNLHTLLVEKTGVHEGNNMKLPGRLIHENEDLETAASNIVEEMTGIKRSNLHQFKAFGAPDRTSNPNDRAWLEYQVSMDIDRVVTVGFMSTFRISTKLKTFSTVFNARWVPVNSTPKLIFDHNLILQEAVEYLRQMAQWQPAIIFKLLPPKFTALQLRKIYETITGIKIDARNFHKKISSMPYVKVLDETQTNVSHRAAHYYKFDKRIYNRMFGQL